The proteins below come from a single Oncorhynchus keta strain PuntledgeMale-10-30-2019 chromosome 32, Oket_V2, whole genome shotgun sequence genomic window:
- the LOC118370396 gene encoding globoside alpha-1,3-N-acetylgalactosaminyltransferase 1-like, with protein sequence MRFSTNFKPYVLLLVVGIFLLLGYVYFSFFSERLNRDIPVDEDVKSSSPSKPMVRSRVWNMVSPEKLLYKQPSVLVGRTDVVTVTPWLASIIWEGTFDPVLVDNIYKPMNLTIATTVFAVGKYVSFLQDFLETAEMHFMVGFNVRYYVFTDRPHDVPSVNLTQGRHLSVIQVPGSNRWQEISARRMEIIQTTIESQIRREADYIFCLDVDSKFHARWGAESLGRLVAVIHPGYYDQTRANFPYERRPASMAYIPMDEGDYYYGGAMIGGFVEDVYTLTTVCRNRFAVDAGNSIEAAWQEESHLNRYLLYNKPSKVLSPEYLWQDFKAKPKEVKVIRFSGVIKNYAEVRPNV encoded by the exons ATGCGTTTTAGTACAAACTTTAAGCCGTATGTTCTGCTTCTCGTTGTTGGAATCTTCTTGCTTCTTGG GTATGTCTACTTCAGCTTCTTCTCTGAAAGGCTCAACCG AGATATCCCAGTTGATGAGGACGTGAAGAGCAGCAG CCCGAGTAAGCCCATGGTCAGGAGCAGAGTATGGAACATGGTCTCTCCAGAAAA GCTTTTGTACAAGCAGCCCAGTGTCTTGGTGGG ACGTACTGATGTGGTGACAGTGACCCCATGGTTGGCATCCATCATCTGGGAAGGCACCTTTGACCCTGTGCTCGTTGACAACATCTACAAGCCCATGAACCTCACCATAGCAACCACAGTGTTTGCAGTTGGAAA ATATGTCAGCTTTCTCCAAGATTTTCTGGAGACAGCGGAGATGCACTTCATGGTCGGCTTCAACGTGCGCTACTATGTTTTCACTGATCGTCCCCACGATGTTCCTTCGGTGAACCTAACTCAGGGGAGACATTTAAGTGTGATCCAGGTCCCAGGTTCAAACCGCTGGCAGGAGATATCAGCCCGGAGGATGGAGATCATCCAGACCACCATTGAAAGTCAGATCCGAAGGGAGGCCGACTACATCTTCTGTCTGGACGTGGACAGCAAGTTCCACGCTCGCTGGGGGGCCGAGTCTCTTGGAAGACTAGTTGCTGTGATACACCCAGGCTACTATGATCAGACCCGTGCCAACTTCCCATACGAACGGCGTCCAGCCTCGATGGCCTACATCCCCATGGATGAGGGAGACTACTACTATGGCGGGGCTATGATCGGAGGGTTCGTGGAGGATGTGTACACACTTACAACGGTATGTCGGAACCGGTTTGCGGTGGATGCTGGGAATTCCATCGAGGCTGCCTGGCAGGAGGAGAGCCACCTCAacaggtacctgctctataacaaGCCCAGCAAGGTGTTGTCTCCCGAGTACCTGTGGCAGGACTTCAAGGCCAAACCCAAAGAGGTCAAAGTCATTCGCTTTTCAGGGGTCATTAAAAACTATGCTGAAGTTCGTCCCAATGTATAA